A single genomic interval of Phycisphaeraceae bacterium harbors:
- the purD gene encoding phosphoribosylamine--glycine ligase has product MSESGRQPMSGSTPETPPPCPDRVNVLLVGSGGREHALAWKLRQSPRLGRLWVDPQANAGLRELGEPCPHSIAPQQRFFLKQWCDAEGIDLVVIGPDQRLEEGLADALEAAPKRLVFGPKRAAARIEWDKAWAKQIMRTAAVPTAEARVFDHADQAFAYLDTREDPVVIKAAGLCLGKGVVVADTRAQAEEAIHRFMVERIHGDAGSTVVIEEKLEGPEVSLLALVDGRTLWMLDSAQDHKRVGDGDTGPNTGGMGAYSPTPIATPEILARAERDILIPVIDAMRLEGAEFRGVLYAGLMITPAGPKVLEFNARFGDPETQVIIPRLKGDLISILWATASGQLDSAEISFDSRPACCVVVCAEGYPGAVRKGEVIHSLPSTGAAAGGRGDLTDDSSTEVLLFHAGTQRDKAGQLVTSGGRVIGVTALAPTLVEACQAARSAAEQVRFKGAFHRRDIGAKAIGKAIVPTESDFRTPA; this is encoded by the coding sequence GTGAGCGAGTCCGGGCGCCAACCGATGAGCGGCTCGACGCCCGAGACGCCGCCCCCCTGCCCCGATCGAGTCAATGTGCTCCTTGTCGGGAGCGGCGGTCGCGAGCATGCGCTCGCATGGAAGCTGCGACAGTCGCCGCGCTTGGGACGACTCTGGGTCGACCCGCAGGCCAACGCCGGCCTGCGTGAACTGGGCGAGCCCTGCCCACACTCGATCGCCCCCCAGCAGCGCTTCTTCTTGAAGCAATGGTGCGATGCCGAGGGCATCGACCTCGTGGTCATCGGCCCCGATCAGCGCCTCGAAGAGGGGCTCGCCGATGCGCTCGAGGCGGCGCCGAAGCGGCTCGTCTTCGGTCCCAAGCGAGCCGCGGCGCGGATCGAGTGGGACAAGGCCTGGGCCAAGCAGATCATGCGGACCGCCGCAGTCCCGACCGCTGAAGCGCGGGTCTTCGACCACGCCGACCAGGCGTTCGCCTATCTCGACACCCGCGAAGATCCGGTGGTGATCAAGGCCGCAGGCCTCTGCCTCGGCAAGGGCGTGGTGGTCGCCGACACCCGCGCGCAGGCGGAGGAAGCCATCCATCGCTTCATGGTGGAGCGGATCCACGGCGACGCAGGATCCACGGTGGTCATCGAGGAGAAGCTCGAAGGTCCCGAAGTCAGCCTGCTGGCCCTGGTCGACGGTCGCACGCTCTGGATGCTCGACTCGGCCCAGGATCACAAGCGGGTGGGCGACGGCGACACCGGCCCGAACACTGGAGGCATGGGCGCCTACTCGCCCACCCCGATCGCCACGCCCGAGATTCTTGCGCGGGCGGAGCGGGACATCCTCATTCCGGTCATCGACGCCATGCGGCTCGAAGGCGCCGAGTTCCGAGGCGTGCTTTACGCCGGGCTCATGATCACTCCCGCTGGACCCAAGGTCCTCGAGTTCAACGCCCGCTTTGGCGACCCGGAGACGCAGGTGATCATCCCCCGGCTCAAGGGCGATCTGATCTCGATTCTCTGGGCAACCGCCTCGGGGCAACTCGACTCGGCCGAGATCTCCTTCGACTCGAGGCCGGCCTGCTGCGTCGTCGTCTGCGCCGAGGGCTATCCCGGCGCGGTCCGCAAGGGCGAGGTCATTCACTCGCTCCCATCCACGGGGGCGGCGGCGGGCGGCCGCGGTGACCTGACGGACGATTCCTCGACCGAGGTTCTCCTCTTCCACGCTGGAACCCAGCGCGACAAGGCCGGTCAGCTCGTGACATCCGGCGGCCGGGTGATCGGAGTGACCGCGCTCGCTCCGACGCTGGTCGAGGCATGCCAAGCCGCCCGAAGCGCCGCCGAGCAGGTTCGGTTCAAAGGCGCGTTCCATCGCCGCGACATCGGAGCGAAGGCGATCGGCAAAGCCATCGTGCCAACGGAATCGGACTTCCGAACACCTGCCTGA
- the ald gene encoding alanine dehydrogenase codes for MIVGVPKEVKKDEHRVGMRPVGAEVLVRDGHTVLVQSSAGIGSGFSDEQFEAAGATIVPDAAAVWSRADMVVKVKEPQPQEVAMIREGQTVFTYFHFAADKALTIGCLERKCVSCAYETLTDDRGYLPLLTPMSEVAGKLSVQEGAKYLERPFGGKGVLLGGVPGVEPGHVLVIGGGVVGTCAAQMAAGLGAQVIILDVNIDRLRRLDEFMPANVITMYSDPQAIRERLAWADLIVGAVLIPGAKAPHLIRRSDLQYIQPGSVIVDVAIDQGGCVETARVTTHSDPVYTVDGVVHYCVGNMPGAVARTSTIALTNVTLPWAQKLAKYGPHRLAQMDHHFANAVNTDRGRLTNQAVAEAHDLEFAGAVQA; via the coding sequence ATGATCGTTGGCGTACCCAAGGAAGTGAAGAAGGATGAACATCGCGTCGGCATGCGCCCCGTGGGGGCGGAGGTGCTCGTCCGCGACGGCCACACGGTGCTCGTCCAGAGCAGCGCAGGCATCGGCAGCGGCTTCTCCGATGAGCAGTTCGAGGCCGCGGGCGCCACGATCGTGCCCGATGCAGCAGCCGTCTGGTCCCGTGCCGACATGGTCGTCAAGGTGAAGGAGCCGCAGCCGCAGGAAGTGGCGATGATCCGCGAGGGTCAGACGGTCTTCACCTATTTCCACTTCGCCGCGGACAAGGCGCTCACCATCGGGTGCCTGGAGCGCAAGTGCGTGAGCTGCGCGTACGAGACGCTGACGGACGATCGTGGCTATCTGCCGCTGCTCACGCCGATGAGCGAGGTGGCGGGCAAGCTCTCGGTGCAGGAGGGCGCGAAGTATCTCGAGCGCCCCTTTGGCGGGAAGGGCGTGCTGCTTGGAGGCGTTCCCGGCGTTGAGCCCGGCCATGTGCTCGTGATCGGTGGCGGCGTCGTCGGAACCTGCGCCGCGCAGATGGCCGCGGGACTCGGCGCGCAGGTCATCATTCTCGATGTGAACATCGATCGCCTGCGTCGCCTCGATGAGTTCATGCCCGCCAATGTCATCACCATGTACTCCGATCCGCAGGCGATTCGCGAGCGCCTCGCGTGGGCGGACCTGATTGTCGGCGCCGTGCTCATTCCCGGGGCGAAGGCGCCGCACCTCATCCGACGCTCCGACCTCCAGTACATCCAGCCCGGTTCCGTCATCGTCGATGTGGCCATCGACCAGGGCGGTTGCGTCGAGACCGCGCGCGTCACGACCCACAGCGATCCCGTCTACACGGTCGATGGCGTGGTCCACTACTGCGTCGGCAACATGCCCGGCGCTGTCGCCCGCACCAGCACCATCGCACTGACCAATGTGACGCTGCCCTGGGCGCAGAAGCTGGCGAAGTACGGTCCGCATCGGCTCGCGCAAATGGATCATCACTTCGCGAACGCCGTCAACACCGATCGAGGTCGCCTGACGAACCAGGCCGTGGCCGAGGCGCATGACCTGGAGTTCGCGGGCGCCGTGCAGGCGTGA
- a CDS encoding FAD-dependent oxidoreductase has translation MTAGENGKVERVVIIGSGPAGWTAAIYAARANLEPLCLIGTPRQNPAPVLPGGQLMLTTEVENYPGFPEGVDGPHMMGLFQKQAERFGTRVDSVDVVQCDFSKRPFTLLVRDDGEESTEGARAISAHSVIIATGATANWLGLPNELRLAQSGGGVSACAVCDGALPIYRNQELAVVGGGDSAMEEASYLLKFASKVHLLVRRGEFRASKAMQARILGHPKAQVHWHTAVHDVIGQERIEALELEDTRNGERRRLAVRGLFIAIGHSPATKFLAGSGVELDDKGYVHLRTRSSATNLEGVFAAGDVADSVYRQAVSAAGMGCMAALDAERWLAAQGVH, from the coding sequence ATGACCGCAGGTGAGAACGGCAAGGTCGAACGAGTGGTCATCATCGGGAGCGGTCCAGCCGGATGGACGGCCGCGATCTACGCGGCGCGAGCCAATCTCGAACCGCTCTGCCTCATCGGGACCCCTCGGCAGAATCCGGCGCCGGTCCTTCCCGGTGGCCAGTTGATGCTGACCACCGAGGTCGAGAACTATCCCGGCTTTCCCGAGGGCGTCGACGGTCCTCACATGATGGGTCTGTTCCAGAAGCAGGCGGAGCGCTTCGGAACGAGGGTCGACTCGGTGGATGTCGTGCAATGCGACTTCTCGAAGCGGCCATTCACCCTGCTGGTTCGCGACGATGGTGAGGAAAGCACCGAAGGCGCGCGAGCGATCAGTGCTCACTCGGTCATCATCGCCACCGGTGCGACTGCGAACTGGCTGGGCCTTCCGAATGAGTTGAGACTCGCACAAAGCGGTGGCGGGGTGAGCGCCTGCGCCGTCTGCGATGGTGCGCTGCCGATCTACCGCAATCAGGAACTCGCCGTCGTGGGCGGCGGCGACAGCGCCATGGAAGAGGCGAGCTACCTCCTGAAGTTTGCGAGCAAGGTGCACCTGCTGGTCCGACGCGGTGAGTTTCGCGCGAGCAAGGCGATGCAGGCTCGCATTCTCGGGCACCCCAAGGCTCAGGTGCACTGGCACACGGCGGTGCACGATGTCATCGGGCAGGAGCGCATCGAGGCGCTTGAACTTGAAGACACTCGCAACGGCGAGCGACGGCGTCTCGCGGTGCGTGGACTGTTCATTGCCATCGGCCACTCACCGGCGACGAAGTTCCTCGCCGGCAGCGGCGTGGAACTCGACGACAAGGGCTATGTCCACCTTCGGACGCGCTCCAGCGCCACGAACCTCGAAGGCGTGTTCGCCGCGGGTGATGTGGCGGACTCTGTCTACCGACAGGCGGTGAGCGCGGCGGGCATGGGATGCATGGCCGCGCTCGACGCGGAGCGCTGGCTCGCCGCTCAGGGCGTGCACTGA
- a CDS encoding protein kinase, which translates to MSGTRDTPERQRAAQEILESILDLPPAERLAAASARASGDADLLDDIQSLLVAHGSAAGFLEGPCHSELTVRPVETDGLIGRTIGSFELIERVGQGGMGAVYRARQHSPRRDVAVKIALRALTPSAVRRFRSEGAALARLQHPCVATVVSSGVDETLGLAWIALEFIDGARSITDFAQSKSLALRERLQLFQEACLAVHHAHQKGVIHRDLKPSNILVGGDGRLKVIDFGIAQLREPDTGRPVSTTATHTGIPLGTLAYMSPEQCVGEGADVRSDVFSLGVVLHELLSGQVPLELDGVTLERALRLIRDQPPPPLRRHAPDAPRDLEVIVATAMEKDPGRRYASVAAFAEDIGRFLSSRPIEARPAPWTHHLALFAARHRVVVGAAAVVVLVLLSAIWVSLQFAWKAEREAASRARAEALAIAERDEATRLAYRGTMASAEAALRAGEYRRLRERLAEAPTHLRGWEWRYLKAQSEPGLMVVHGAGRRFGVVWLSDGETLASATVDGVVELITIPRQDLDQSPPTGRTTEAPQSAPEQRAALEVGARVVAIARLPDDRIAIGSDERQLLWCPKQQETVALSSDGVSTHALDVTTDGSLLLSARESGLEARSLPGGELLWRADLGPVRCVAAHPGHERVAAVGFARGGGALIDLERGRTLALWEDRPESVFAVCWSLDGQSIVYGDGRGDLILWDGRSEVRRVPGHDRETRALRRDPARGLLVSASGDHRAATWDGDLLPQRVLAGHHELVFDVAISPDGSLLATSGWDGAIRIWPAEPASPDGVTIHDGPLRAMALSPSERTLALAAGRGPLELRDSATLELIGSLDLPSPASGVAFHPREEVAAVALADGEVLLLSTASWRVEQRLRAPQRRLAGLSFSSDGSRLAVGSAMGGLHIWRRREGPSPADEVTAYEFERSLPGHARGTWSVIPGHDAETIFSCGWDGAVARWDLREGGTRWITRAHTDAVYSLALHPDGSRLVSGGRDQRMVVLETTNGEPIRVLEGHGQWPVALAFDRLGERLFSTSWFLDIKVWDFARGEDLLTLHCDDEAALRSMVLGSGRDELFLGTGRGTLLRLSPHHVRDRRDLSPIVRPVAPRLDPPIE; encoded by the coding sequence ATGTCGGGCACCCGCGACACCCCGGAGCGGCAGCGCGCTGCGCAGGAGATCCTCGAGTCCATTCTCGACTTGCCGCCGGCTGAACGGCTCGCTGCCGCGTCGGCGCGGGCGAGCGGCGATGCCGATCTCCTCGACGACATTCAGTCGCTCCTTGTGGCGCACGGCAGTGCCGCGGGCTTTCTCGAAGGACCCTGTCACTCGGAGCTGACCGTGCGGCCCGTCGAGACGGATGGGCTGATCGGTCGCACGATCGGTTCGTTTGAGTTGATCGAGCGCGTCGGTCAGGGCGGCATGGGGGCGGTCTACAGGGCGCGCCAGCACTCACCGCGGCGCGATGTCGCGGTGAAGATCGCGCTCCGCGCACTCACGCCATCGGCCGTGCGGCGATTCCGCTCCGAGGGCGCCGCACTGGCCAGGCTCCAGCATCCGTGCGTGGCCACCGTCGTCTCGAGCGGTGTCGACGAGACACTCGGACTGGCGTGGATCGCCCTCGAGTTCATCGACGGCGCCAGATCGATCACCGACTTCGCGCAATCGAAGTCACTCGCGCTTCGGGAGCGGCTTCAGCTCTTTCAGGAGGCATGTCTCGCCGTCCATCATGCCCATCAGAAGGGGGTCATTCATCGCGACCTGAAGCCGTCGAACATTCTTGTTGGCGGCGACGGGCGGTTGAAGGTGATCGACTTCGGCATCGCCCAGCTCCGGGAGCCCGATACAGGACGCCCTGTCTCGACCACCGCCACACACACGGGCATCCCTCTTGGCACGCTGGCGTACATGAGCCCCGAGCAATGTGTCGGCGAGGGCGCCGATGTCCGAAGCGATGTCTTCTCGCTCGGAGTCGTGCTCCATGAACTGCTCTCCGGCCAGGTTCCGCTCGAACTCGACGGCGTCACGCTTGAACGCGCCCTGCGATTGATCAGGGATCAGCCCCCGCCACCTCTTCGACGCCACGCTCCAGACGCACCGCGCGATCTTGAAGTGATCGTTGCAACCGCCATGGAGAAGGACCCGGGTCGCCGGTATGCATCCGTGGCCGCATTCGCCGAGGACATCGGTCGCTTCCTCTCAAGCCGACCGATCGAGGCACGACCTGCGCCATGGACACACCATCTGGCCCTCTTCGCGGCGCGGCATCGCGTGGTTGTGGGGGCGGCAGCCGTGGTGGTGCTGGTGCTGCTGTCCGCGATCTGGGTGAGTCTGCAGTTCGCATGGAAGGCGGAGAGGGAAGCCGCCTCGCGCGCTCGAGCCGAGGCGCTGGCGATCGCGGAGCGTGACGAAGCGACTCGATTGGCCTATCGAGGCACCATGGCTTCCGCTGAAGCGGCGCTTCGCGCAGGCGAGTACCGTCGCCTGCGCGAGCGACTGGCCGAGGCGCCGACTCACCTGAGAGGCTGGGAGTGGCGCTACTTGAAGGCCCAGTCCGAGCCGGGACTCATGGTCGTGCATGGCGCCGGACGGCGCTTCGGCGTGGTGTGGCTCAGCGACGGCGAGACCCTTGCCTCCGCCACCGTCGACGGTGTTGTGGAACTCATCACGATTCCACGGCAGGACCTCGATCAATCACCGCCGACGGGTCGAACGACCGAGGCGCCTCAGAGTGCGCCGGAGCAGCGGGCAGCGCTGGAGGTCGGCGCACGAGTGGTGGCGATCGCGCGCCTTCCCGACGATCGCATCGCCATCGGCAGCGATGAGCGGCAACTGCTCTGGTGTCCGAAGCAGCAGGAGACCGTCGCCCTGTCCAGCGATGGTGTCTCCACGCATGCCCTCGATGTCACCACCGACGGAAGCCTGCTGCTCTCCGCACGCGAGTCGGGCCTCGAAGCTCGATCGCTCCCCGGCGGCGAGCTGCTCTGGCGCGCCGATCTCGGTCCTGTGCGCTGCGTCGCGGCACACCCTGGCCACGAGCGTGTCGCCGCCGTGGGCTTCGCGCGCGGTGGAGGAGCGCTGATCGACCTCGAGCGCGGTCGCACGCTTGCGCTCTGGGAGGATCGGCCTGAGAGCGTCTTCGCCGTGTGCTGGTCGTTGGATGGTCAGTCGATCGTCTACGGTGACGGCCGGGGCGACCTGATCCTGTGGGACGGACGAAGTGAGGTCAGGCGCGTTCCCGGCCATGACCGCGAAACCAGGGCACTTCGACGGGACCCCGCTCGAGGCCTCCTCGTCAGCGCGAGCGGCGATCACCGAGCGGCGACATGGGACGGCGACCTTCTGCCGCAGCGCGTGCTCGCGGGCCATCACGAGTTGGTCTTTGATGTTGCCATCTCGCCGGATGGGTCCCTTCTTGCCACTTCCGGCTGGGATGGAGCGATTCGGATCTGGCCTGCGGAGCCCGCGTCGCCGGACGGCGTGACCATCCACGATGGTCCGCTTCGCGCGATGGCGCTCTCGCCGAGTGAGCGCACATTGGCCCTCGCTGCCGGTCGCGGTCCGCTTGAGCTTCGTGATTCGGCGACGCTCGAGCTCATCGGTTCACTCGATCTCCCCTCCCCGGCCAGCGGCGTCGCCTTTCATCCTCGAGAAGAAGTCGCCGCCGTGGCGCTGGCCGATGGCGAGGTTCTCCTGCTCTCGACCGCGTCGTGGAGAGTCGAACAGCGCCTCCGCGCTCCGCAGCGTCGGCTTGCGGGTCTCAGTTTCTCAAGCGACGGCAGCCGTCTGGCGGTCGGAAGCGCGATGGGCGGTCTGCATATCTGGCGTCGCCGCGAAGGGCCCTCGCCCGCTGACGAGGTCACGGCATACGAGTTCGAGCGGTCGCTCCCCGGGCACGCGCGTGGAACATGGAGCGTCATTCCAGGTCACGACGCGGAGACGATCTTCTCGTGTGGATGGGATGGAGCGGTCGCTCGCTGGGACCTTCGGGAAGGCGGCACCCGGTGGATCACACGCGCCCACACGGATGCCGTGTACAGCCTCGCCCTCCACCCGGATGGATCTCGGCTCGTCAGCGGCGGACGCGATCAGCGCATGGTGGTCCTCGAGACGACGAACGGCGAACCGATTCGGGTCCTTGAGGGCCATGGACAGTGGCCCGTCGCGCTGGCATTCGATCGCCTGGGAGAGCGGCTCTTCTCCACATCGTGGTTCCTGGACATCAAGGTGTGGGACTTTGCGCGAGGCGAAGACCTGCTGACCCTGCATTGCGACGACGAAGCAGCCCTGCGATCGATGGTCCTCGGGAGTGGTCGAGATGAGCTCTTCCTGGGAACCGGACGAGGCACGCTCTTGCGACTCTCGCCTCACCATGTGCGTGATCGACGCGACCTCTCACCGATCGTCCGGCCCGTGGCACCTCGACTTGATCCGCCGATCGAGTGA
- the aspS gene encoding aspartate--tRNA ligase, translating into MLKRTHSCGLMRPDHAGREVVLCGWVNTYRDQGKGLIFIDLRDHEGLCQVVFDLEDVNPEVVATSRALRREDVIGVKGVIRRRAGDPNPKLATGEVELLATELEVFNKAENPPILPDEYESEKIAEEIRLRWRAIDLRRPRMQQILRTRSRVTKVTRDYFAGHGFVEIETPCLIKTTPEGARDFVVPSRLHHGLWYALPQSPQLFKQVLMVGGFDRYIQICRCFRDEDPRADRQAEFSQIDLEMSFVDRSDVMAMMGGFARTLWREILGHEIGEIPVMTWRDAMERFGIDRPDTRFGLEIRDVSNLAARTEFSVFRDALAKSRGHRRGAVKAVRVPGGAEKVTRKMLDGYGEFVKNFRAGGLPSVKVAAGAASPGGSAPCFETGCAKFLEPLGREFVERLGLEPGDLVLFGADHWDICTKALGELRLRLGRDLGLIPAGRWNFLWVIDFPMFEWDDDGRRWVAMHHPFTSPNPDQFNLLESDPGACLSAGYDLVLNGSEIAGGSIRIHRMDVQERVFQLIGLSKEEAQGKFGFLLDALRHGAPPHGGIAFGLDRLVMHLCQTDNIRDVMAFPKTQSGQDLMIGAPGPIDQSQLDELRVKVLEDPT; encoded by the coding sequence ATGCTGAAGCGCACCCACTCCTGCGGTCTCATGCGTCCTGACCACGCCGGCCGAGAGGTCGTCCTTTGCGGATGGGTCAACACCTATCGCGATCAGGGCAAGGGGCTCATCTTCATCGACCTCCGCGATCACGAAGGACTCTGCCAGGTCGTCTTCGATCTCGAGGATGTCAATCCGGAGGTGGTCGCCACCAGCCGCGCCCTGCGCCGCGAGGATGTCATCGGCGTGAAGGGTGTCATTCGCCGACGGGCGGGCGATCCGAATCCGAAACTCGCCACCGGCGAGGTCGAGCTCCTGGCCACCGAGCTCGAGGTCTTCAACAAGGCGGAGAATCCGCCGATCCTCCCCGATGAGTACGAGTCGGAGAAGATCGCCGAGGAGATCCGCCTGCGGTGGCGCGCCATCGACCTGCGGCGGCCCCGCATGCAGCAGATCCTCCGCACGCGAAGCCGCGTGACGAAGGTCACGCGTGACTACTTCGCGGGCCATGGCTTCGTCGAGATCGAGACGCCCTGTCTCATCAAGACGACCCCGGAGGGAGCGCGCGACTTCGTTGTGCCGAGCCGCCTGCATCACGGCCTCTGGTACGCCCTTCCGCAGAGCCCGCAGCTCTTCAAGCAGGTGCTGATGGTCGGTGGATTCGACCGCTACATCCAGATCTGCCGCTGCTTCCGCGACGAAGATCCTCGCGCCGACCGACAGGCTGAGTTCTCGCAGATCGACCTCGAGATGAGCTTCGTCGATCGCAGCGATGTCATGGCGATGATGGGCGGATTTGCGCGGACGCTGTGGCGGGAGATCCTCGGCCACGAGATCGGCGAGATTCCCGTCATGACCTGGCGCGACGCGATGGAGCGCTTCGGCATCGACCGTCCCGACACCCGCTTCGGCCTCGAGATCCGGGATGTAAGCAACCTCGCCGCCCGCACCGAGTTCAGTGTTTTCCGCGATGCCCTTGCGAAGTCACGAGGCCATCGTCGCGGTGCAGTCAAGGCCGTTCGTGTGCCCGGTGGCGCCGAGAAGGTCACGCGCAAGATGCTCGACGGCTATGGCGAGTTCGTGAAGAACTTCCGCGCTGGCGGCCTCCCCTCGGTGAAGGTGGCGGCGGGCGCCGCATCTCCCGGCGGTTCGGCGCCATGCTTCGAAACCGGCTGCGCGAAGTTCCTCGAACCCCTCGGCCGCGAGTTCGTGGAGCGACTTGGACTCGAGCCCGGCGACCTGGTGCTCTTCGGCGCCGACCACTGGGACATCTGCACCAAGGCGTTGGGCGAGCTTCGTCTGCGCCTCGGGCGTGATCTCGGCCTCATTCCCGCGGGGCGCTGGAACTTCCTCTGGGTCATCGACTTCCCGATGTTCGAGTGGGACGACGATGGACGCCGCTGGGTGGCCATGCATCACCCGTTCACGAGCCCCAACCCGGACCAATTCAACCTGCTCGAATCAGATCCCGGCGCCTGCCTGAGCGCGGGATACGACCTCGTCCTGAACGGCAGTGAGATTGCCGGAGGATCAATCCGCATCCACAGGATGGATGTCCAGGAGAGAGTCTTCCAGCTCATCGGCCTCTCCAAGGAAGAGGCTCAAGGCAAGTTCGGATTCCTCCTTGATGCGCTGCGGCATGGCGCGCCGCCTCATGGAGGAATCGCGTTCGGACTCGATCGACTGGTGATGCATCTGTGTCAGACCGACAACATCAGAGATGTCATGGCGTTCCCGAAAACGCAGTCGGGACAGGACCTGATGATTGGCGCGCCCGGTCCCATCGATCAGTCCCAGCTTGATGAACTTCGAGTGAAAGTTCTTGAGGACCCAACTTGA
- a CDS encoding sodium:alanine symporter family protein, with protein sequence METLNSLLDLVNKVLWHNLVLYIILGAGIVFTVWSGFSQYRALTHGVAVIRGRYDNKDDPGAINHFQALSAALSATVGLGNIAGVAVAIALGGPGAVFWMWMVGIFGMALKLTEVIQSMLFRNTDDPENPHGGPMWVAKEGFRKISPALAPLGALVGGIFCITLLISAVTGGNMFQAWNVAEITTSYFPTIPKVGVGIVLALIVGAVIVGGIKRIGAVAGRLVPLMCGLYLLAAIYVVAVNIGDVPAVFALIIKSAFNPSEASGAFLGGTAGYAFLWGMKRALFSSEAGQGSAPVAHSAAKTNEPVREGVVAGLEPFIDTIVVCTLTSLVVLLSGAWNRGAEAKFDETPTMVHADSITVIDGRRERSIEGRIMKVDAEVVGFLNGNPGIGESPYREWPLRDVRQMGPCDDVWTLSVTAAPKKMPEAARITGPWAERNTVFLVVRGGGDDANTGRDMRRLHGVVVNVDGDLHIAWKPMSFVASDPLRPDGPEVFNAFVGAALTGHAFDRAYPGLGMWLVTIACWLFAVSTMISWSYYGEQAVVYLVGQGGVFPYKLIYCALIILSTVGFITTDTELDGITALGTGVMLWANIPIMIIFAPMAMRAYHDYIRRLKAGQMKGHAFPSLKDVVEGDDVR encoded by the coding sequence ATGGAAACGCTGAACTCGCTGCTCGACCTCGTCAACAAGGTGCTCTGGCACAACCTTGTGCTCTACATCATTCTTGGTGCGGGCATCGTGTTCACCGTGTGGAGCGGCTTCAGCCAGTATCGAGCGCTGACGCATGGCGTGGCGGTCATTCGTGGCCGTTACGACAACAAGGACGACCCCGGCGCAATCAATCACTTCCAGGCGCTCTCCGCGGCGCTCTCGGCGACGGTCGGCTTGGGCAACATCGCGGGCGTGGCGGTCGCGATCGCCCTCGGCGGACCCGGCGCCGTCTTCTGGATGTGGATGGTGGGCATCTTCGGCATGGCCCTGAAGCTCACCGAGGTCATCCAGTCGATGCTCTTCCGCAACACCGACGACCCGGAGAATCCGCACGGTGGTCCGATGTGGGTGGCCAAGGAGGGCTTCAGGAAGATCAGCCCGGCGCTCGCGCCGCTTGGTGCGCTGGTTGGCGGCATCTTCTGCATCACGCTTCTCATCTCCGCCGTCACCGGCGGCAACATGTTCCAGGCGTGGAATGTCGCCGAGATCACCACCAGCTACTTCCCGACCATTCCGAAGGTCGGCGTGGGCATCGTGCTCGCCCTGATCGTCGGCGCGGTCATCGTGGGAGGCATCAAGCGGATCGGTGCCGTCGCGGGTCGTCTCGTGCCGCTCATGTGCGGGCTCTATCTGCTCGCGGCCATCTATGTGGTGGCGGTCAACATCGGCGATGTGCCGGCGGTCTTCGCGCTCATCATCAAGAGCGCGTTCAATCCGAGCGAGGCGAGCGGCGCGTTCCTCGGGGGCACCGCGGGCTACGCCTTCCTGTGGGGGATGAAGCGAGCGCTCTTCTCAAGCGAAGCGGGTCAGGGCTCGGCACCTGTCGCCCACTCCGCCGCGAAGACCAACGAGCCCGTGCGTGAGGGCGTGGTCGCAGGGCTCGAGCCGTTCATCGACACGATCGTGGTGTGCACGCTCACCAGTCTCGTGGTGCTGCTGAGCGGCGCGTGGAATCGTGGCGCCGAGGCGAAGTTCGATGAGACCCCGACGATGGTGCACGCCGACTCGATCACCGTCATCGATGGTCGGCGCGAGCGGAGCATTGAAGGTCGCATCATGAAGGTCGATGCCGAGGTGGTCGGATTCCTGAACGGCAATCCAGGCATCGGTGAAAGTCCCTATCGAGAGTGGCCGCTCCGCGATGTCAGGCAGATGGGGCCATGCGACGATGTCTGGACGCTCTCCGTGACAGCGGCGCCGAAGAAGATGCCGGAGGCGGCGCGCATCACGGGCCCGTGGGCCGAGCGCAACACCGTGTTCTTGGTCGTGCGCGGTGGCGGTGACGACGCGAACACAGGGCGCGATATGCGACGACTCCACGGAGTGGTCGTGAATGTCGACGGCGACCTGCACATCGCGTGGAAGCCGATGTCGTTCGTGGCTTCCGATCCGCTTCGACCTGACGGGCCCGAAGTCTTCAACGCCTTCGTCGGGGCGGCGCTGACCGGCCACGCCTTCGACCGCGCCTATCCGGGCCTCGGGATGTGGCTCGTCACCATCGCCTGCTGGCTCTTCGCCGTCTCGACGATGATCTCGTGGAGCTACTACGGCGAGCAGGCGGTCGTCTACCTGGTCGGCCAGGGTGGAGTCTTCCCCTACAAGCTCATCTACTGCGCACTCATCATCCTCTCGACGGTCGGGTTCATCACCACCGACACCGAGCTCGACGGCATCACCGCCCTCGGCACCGGCGTCATGCTCTGGGCCAACATCCCCATCATGATCATCTTCGCGCCGATGGCGATGCGGGCCTATCACGACTACATCCGCCGCTTGAAGGCCGGGCAGATGAAGGGCCACGCCTTCCCATCGCTCAAGGATGTCGTCGAAGGCGATGATGTCCGATAG